Proteins encoded in a region of the Cytobacillus pseudoceanisediminis genome:
- a CDS encoding vWA domain-containing protein, with amino-acid sequence MKMDIAKSAVKSFAQTIGQSSEVSLVVYGHKGSEADADKEISCSGVEEVYPMGKYSKKEFHEAVDSFESKGWTPLAGAIQKAAEMSSGYDGSTTIYIVSDGAETCDGDPVSASKNLVKNNSSNSVNIIGFGVDGKAENQLKAVAEAGNGEYLKADNPDELKNTIQYEWLPSAGDLAWAFTLSPSPWEMMDEYELGEIYPRQLFTIGRREAHRILDAVTVMGDNGWITDEQRSELRDWGYERSEQMKDLYLELYEKNRNTAEAESDEIKLRVDEWVEKMKALKKERGDIW; translated from the coding sequence ATGAAAATGGATATTGCTAAAAGTGCCGTAAAGAGTTTCGCCCAGACAATTGGCCAAAGCAGCGAAGTTTCCCTAGTTGTATATGGCCATAAAGGCTCTGAAGCGGACGCTGATAAAGAAATTTCCTGCTCAGGAGTAGAGGAAGTCTACCCGATGGGGAAATATTCCAAGAAAGAGTTCCACGAAGCAGTGGATTCATTTGAAAGCAAAGGCTGGACACCTCTTGCCGGTGCCATTCAAAAGGCTGCAGAAATGAGCAGCGGTTATGATGGATCCACAACGATCTACATTGTCAGTGACGGTGCCGAAACATGTGATGGCGACCCCGTCTCGGCCAGTAAAAACCTTGTAAAAAACAACAGCAGCAATAGTGTGAATATCATAGGGTTTGGTGTAGATGGAAAAGCCGAGAACCAATTAAAAGCAGTAGCCGAAGCCGGCAATGGGGAATATTTAAAAGCGGATAACCCGGATGAATTGAAAAACACGATCCAATACGAGTGGCTTCCTTCTGCCGGCGACCTGGCCTGGGCATTTACACTGTCGCCAAGCCCATGGGAAATGATGGATGAGTATGAACTCGGAGAAATTTATCCCCGCCAATTATTTACGATCGGCAGGCGTGAAGCACATCGAATCCTTGATGCTGTTACAGTCATGGGAGACAATGGCTGGATCACTGATGAGCAGCGATCAGAGCTACGTGATTGGGGCTATGAACGAAGCGAGCAAATGAAGGACCTCTATTTAGAACTCTATGAAAAAAACCGAAATACAGCTGAGGCGGAAAGTGATGAGATCAAGCTGAGAGTCGACGAATGGGTTGAAAAAATGAAGGCTCTAAAAAAAGAGCGCGGTGACATCTGGTAA
- a CDS encoding GNAT family N-acetyltransferase produces METVFPILETERLILREATEEDAKDMFVYLSDQLVVKHMGISACESVEEVLDEIKWYKSIYKNRTGMRWGITLKDSGKVIGSCGFLNRNPRHFRSEVGYELSREHWGKGIANEALERVLKFGFEHLELERIEALIEPKNLSSQKLVERQGFTREGLLRHYEYTNGKFDDLYMYSILKGDL; encoded by the coding sequence TTGGAAACAGTATTTCCGATCCTTGAAACAGAAAGATTAATTTTAAGAGAAGCAACTGAAGAAGATGCAAAAGATATGTTTGTATACCTGTCAGATCAACTGGTTGTAAAGCATATGGGAATCTCGGCCTGTGAATCTGTCGAAGAGGTGCTGGATGAAATAAAGTGGTATAAATCCATTTACAAAAATCGCACTGGAATGCGCTGGGGCATAACCCTAAAGGATTCCGGGAAGGTCATAGGGAGCTGCGGTTTCCTAAACAGGAATCCCAGACATTTCCGAAGTGAAGTCGGTTATGAATTAAGCAGAGAGCATTGGGGAAAAGGGATTGCCAATGAAGCTCTTGAGAGAGTTTTAAAATTCGGATTTGAACACCTTGAGCTTGAAAGGATTGAGGCCCTGATAGAACCTAAAAATCTCTCATCCCAGAAGCTGGTTGAAAGGCAGGGATTCACGAGAGAAGGTTTGCTGAGGCACTATGAATATACAAATGGAAAATTTGATGATTTGTATATGTACTCTATTTTAAAAGGGGATTTGTAG
- a CDS encoding n-acetylglutamate synthase — translation MNYNGRTFVSVQNTENGEVSSKTFFQYKQEGNIISADYGGGEIIQGTLIGIVNEDGSLEFRYNHVNNKYEIRGGKCHSKPEKLQDGRIRLYEKWQWQDDEGTEGHSIIEEVKN, via the coding sequence ATGAACTACAATGGCCGTACCTTTGTTTCTGTTCAAAATACTGAGAATGGTGAAGTATCATCAAAAACCTTTTTTCAGTATAAACAGGAGGGAAACATTATATCTGCTGATTATGGCGGGGGAGAGATTATTCAGGGGACACTTATTGGAATTGTAAATGAAGATGGCAGTTTAGAATTTAGATATAACCATGTGAATAACAAATATGAAATACGCGGAGGAAAATGTCATTCAAAACCTGAAAAGCTGCAAGACGGCCGCATCAGGCTATATGAAAAATGGCAATGGCAGGATGATGAAGGGACGGAAGGTCATTCGATTATCGAGGAAGTAAAAAATTAA
- a CDS encoding VOC family protein: MKSIASPIAGKVNNVFIHVSDLEKSAEWYSTLLGLPFHKGSVESPVYNIPVTSETGLTLDDHTFDPAFTLNPSGHVLFNFFVQDIDEAYTFVKDQGITIVKEIERIGDFAYFNFQDLDGNVLMICNC; the protein is encoded by the coding sequence ATGAAATCAATTGCTTCCCCGATTGCAGGCAAAGTGAACAATGTTTTTATTCATGTCAGCGACCTGGAAAAGTCGGCTGAATGGTATAGCACACTGCTTGGATTGCCTTTTCATAAGGGTTCAGTAGAATCCCCGGTATACAACATTCCTGTCACCTCTGAAACCGGTCTTACACTGGATGACCACACCTTTGATCCAGCCTTTACCTTAAATCCTTCCGGTCACGTTTTATTTAATTTCTTCGTCCAGGATATTGATGAGGCATACACGTTTGTTAAAGATCAGGGAATCACCATTGTAAAGGAAATTGAGCGTATTGGAGATTTTGCCTATTTCAACTTTCAGGACTTGGATGGAAATGTATTGATGATCTGCAATTGTTAA
- a CDS encoding MurR/RpiR family transcriptional regulator — protein sequence MFSNEIIASFNDLETSIYHYICQNKEKIPYMRIRELADETHVSTATILRFCRKLNCEGFTEFKIKFKLYLQENKKTSIKGSKQSIVEFFERTLRGDLDEKIIEAAELINTADNIIFIGIGSSGILAEYGARYFSSLGKFSLYIKDPHFPIHSSIRSSSVTIALSVSGETPFTVTHLNQLKQEGSKIISITNSRLSTIAKVSDLNIAYYVTEETFEQSNITTQVPVVYILEAVAREIHRLNP from the coding sequence ATGTTTTCAAATGAAATCATCGCATCTTTCAATGATTTAGAAACATCCATATATCATTACATCTGTCAAAACAAAGAAAAGATTCCTTATATGCGGATTCGTGAACTTGCAGATGAAACCCATGTTTCGACGGCCACCATCCTGCGGTTCTGCAGGAAGCTGAATTGTGAGGGTTTCACTGAATTTAAGATAAAGTTTAAATTATATTTGCAGGAAAATAAAAAGACCTCTATAAAAGGTTCCAAGCAATCCATCGTCGAGTTTTTCGAGCGAACGCTAAGAGGTGATTTAGACGAAAAAATCATCGAGGCAGCAGAACTTATAAATACGGCAGATAACATTATATTTATAGGGATCGGAAGCTCAGGCATACTGGCTGAATACGGAGCCAGATATTTCTCGAGTCTTGGCAAGTTTTCACTGTATATCAAGGATCCCCATTTTCCGATCCATTCCAGCATCCGCAGCAGCAGTGTCACGATTGCCTTATCTGTCTCAGGGGAAACTCCTTTTACAGTCACCCATCTTAACCAGCTGAAGCAGGAAGGCAGTAAAATCATCAGCATCACAAACAGCCGGCTTTCAACAATTGCGAAAGTTTCAGATTTGAATATCGCCTATTATGTGACAGAGGAAACGTTTGAGCAGTCCAATATTACGACTCAAGTTCCAGTTGTGTACATTTTGGAAGCTGTCGCCAGGGAAATACACAGGCTGAACCCTTAA
- a CDS encoding DUF3189 family protein has translation MIYIYHDFGGTHTTSLAAAYHLKIIRHRKLEKEEISELPYFNKLTKKDAGKFIFHGEDEEGNPVYTLGRRSSKLAVETLHHFCHLLNSHKGINDKIVLSDTSPAVPLSLTIGGFISKGLGLDRLGTPLVIKGAQKCSGNILELVNETKKIAAGSNSAIIKIDNKEFQA, from the coding sequence GTGATTTATATCTACCATGATTTTGGGGGAACTCATACAACATCTCTGGCAGCGGCATACCATCTAAAAATCATTCGTCACCGCAAACTCGAAAAAGAAGAAATAAGTGAGCTGCCGTATTTTAATAAATTGACAAAGAAAGATGCAGGAAAATTTATTTTTCATGGTGAAGATGAGGAAGGAAATCCGGTGTACACCCTTGGAAGAAGATCTTCTAAGCTGGCAGTTGAAACACTGCATCATTTTTGCCATTTATTAAATAGTCATAAAGGAATTAATGATAAAATCGTCCTCTCTGATACTTCACCTGCAGTACCGCTTTCTCTGACTATAGGTGGATTCATATCCAAAGGCTTAGGACTGGACAGATTAGGGACTCCACTGGTTATTAAAGGAGCACAGAAATGCAGCGGAAATATTCTGGAGCTGGTGAACGAAACGAAAAAAATTGCCGCCGGTTCTAATTCTGCTATAATTAAAATTGATAATAAGGAGTTTCAGGCATAG